In the genome of Oncorhynchus clarkii lewisi isolate Uvic-CL-2024 chromosome 22, UVic_Ocla_1.0, whole genome shotgun sequence, one region contains:
- the LOC139380280 gene encoding cordon-bleu protein-like 1 isoform X2, whose translation MTMDQKENLLEQDLTLVVVLPGGVEKTATVHGSKPMMDLLVMLCAKYHLNPSGHTIELVTTNRNHIKFKPNALIGALEAEKVLLKPKGMEEKSKKPGPQMPEATVRLVINYKKTQKTILRVSPRVPLEDFLPAICEKCEFDRQSTLLLRDAQSEDPLDLTCSLNDFAIREVYARDTKAMYSADVPASPTTPTHQGHLDTIPPSKDKIQKEKENKGLFSLFRRSKKKPEQGMTASAPASPVFPSRPRPLSMSSLSAHSSTFNCSTMPSDMSKKRRAPLPPMLVSQSPPSNLSHRQRSISASEPETQTDGDQMTTGLSRRTESSLKRTKRKAPPPPASPGVVVQDETLLDRGGQPTTLEEIVEQEETTASVILDSMSDVQEDDSSLNLSTADISVDSERTEGLSPSPDAPHAEMETSPLSESECPAGEDQSCDLSSDGKLVHSMVNNAECTVPMLSVGMDTSETEGAESPPCQAEEISDQTGLPCEDSTTQDGAKGECSTERSPTISPPAAKPVTQSTGTQASDQLDTDPSCDEPPAATSTPCLPAKASTSGAVGQKRDMSTSTEKLLTTAEPITPALFPSSAARQDQTSTQSAPAPPKPSNELTRDYIPKVGMTTYTIVPQKTLEKLRYFEVELTLESPYVALEKEVDIGSLELKEAEQLQVRTQQTELPSTVPREDYQSQQVHSTTTSESTVNDNLIESIHSPSTPTTIILARDDKIPSPASGGDQAGSIAEVKEMRIPPATKPKPGSFRLPQHKRTPGFYVTSAAVKCLSASPDAGQREAPGSLVATAAGQALQPVGGSFPPPPPPVHWDEETSEGVEVELRPKEEESRSVPPPRPSPVRAPPSPGLSLEKLRSFTAPKPYSPTTPSRFAQAVSSAVKRSQSLSTGSTSPSPCSPPFYPITSSFFVKDPKGTAGDKEPDVLPSSLSVPEPRKEE comes from the exons ATGACCATGGACCAGAAGGAGAACCTACTTGAACAGGACCTGACTCTGGTTGTGGTTCTGCCAGGCGGAGTGGAGAAGACGGCCACTGTCCATGGCAG CAAGCCTATGATGGATTTGTTAGTCATGCTTTGTGCCAAGTACCACCTGAACCCATCAGGCCACACTATAGAGCTCGTCACCACCAACAGAAACCACATCAAGTTCAAACCCAACGCTTTGATCGGGGCCCTAGAGGCAGAGAAGGTTTTGCTCAAGCCCAAAGGAATGGAGGAAAAGAGTAAGAAGCCTGGCCCTCAGATGCCAGAG GCAACTGTCCGTCTGGTAATAAACTATAAAAAGACCCAGAAGACTATACTAAGAGTCAGCCCTCGAGTCCCCCTTGAAGACTTCTTACCAGCTATTTGTGAGAAATGTGAATTTGACCGACAGAGCACACTTTTATTGAGAGATGCCCAATCTGAGGATCCTTTGGATTTGACCTGTTCTCTCAATGATTTTGCAATAAGGGAGGTTTATGCAAGGGACACAAAAG CTATGTACTCAGCAGATGTACCTGCCTCACCTACTACACCAACTCACCAAGGTCATCTAG ATACCATTCCACCCAGCAAAGATAAAATCCAGAAGGAGAAAGAAAACAAGGGATTGTTCAGTCTATTCAGGAGAAGTAAGAAGAAACCTGAGCAG GGAATGACTGCCAGTGCCCCGGCGTCCCCAGTCTTCCCTAGCAGGCCTCGGCCTCTCAGCATGAGCTCACTCAGTGCCCACTCCTCCACATTCAACTGCAGCACCATGCCTTCTGACATGTCAAAGAAGAGACGGGCCCCTCTGCCACCAATGCTGGTGTCCCAGAGCCCCCCCTCTAACCTCAGCCATCGCCAGAGGTCCATCTCCGCCTCGGAGCCCGAAACCCAAACGGATGGTGACCAG ATGACGACTGGTCTGAGTCGCAGAACAGAGTCTTCACTGAAGAGGACAAAGCGCAAGGCTCCTCCACCCCCCGCATCTCCTGGAGTGGTTGTCCAAGATGAAACTTTGCTAGATAGAG GTGGCCAACCTACTACACTGGAAGAGATCGTGGAGCAGGAGGAGACCACTGCCTCTGTGATCCTAGACTCTATGAGTGATGTCCAGGAGGACGACAGCAGCCTTAACCTGTCAACAGCAGACATCTCCGTGGACTCTGAGAGAACCGAGGGTCTCTCCCCATCCCCGGACGCCCCACATGCTGAGATGGAGACCTCCCCACTGTCTGAGAGCGAGTGCCCAGCGGGGGAAGATCAGTCTTGTGATCTGTCCTCAGATGGCAA ACTAGTCCACAGCATGGTGAACAACGCTGAGTGCACGGTTCCCATGCTGAGTGTGGGGATGGACACATCTGAAACAGAAGGTGCTG AAAGCCCTCCATGCCAAGCAGAGGAAATAAGTGACCAGACAGGTTTGCCATGTGAAGATTCCACAACACAAGATGGGGCCAAAGGTGAATGTAGTACTGAGCGCTCTCCTACTATCAGCCCACCAGCAGCCAAGCCAGTGACACAGAGCACAGGAACACAGGCCTCCGATCAACTGGACACTGACCCCTCCTGTGATGAACCACCAGCAGCCACCAGCACCCCCTGTCTCCCTGCCAAAGCCTCTACCTCTGGAGCGGTGGGCCAGAAGAGGGACATGTCCACATCCACAGAGAAGCTGCTGACCACTGCTGAACCCATCACACCTGCCTTATTTCCTTCCTCAGCAGCCCGTCAGGACCAAACATCCACTCAAAGTGCCCCGGCACCACCGAAGCCATCCAATGAGCTGACCAGGGACTACATCCCCAAGGTGGGGATGACTACGTACACTATCGTGCCACAGAAGACTCTGGAGAAACTGAGATACTTTGAGGTGGAGCTAACGTTGGAGTCCCCTTATGTGGCTCTAGAGAAGGAAGTAGATATTGGTTCACTTGAACTCAAAGAGGCTGAGCAGCTACAGGTCAGAACACAACAGACAGAGCTGCCGTCTACTGTACCTCGGGAAGACTATCAGTCTCAGCAAGTCCACAGCACTACTACTAGTGAGAGCACTGTAAATGACAACCTGATCGAGTCTATTCACTCCCCCTCAACACCGACGACAATAATTCTTGCAAGAGATGACAAGATTCCATCCCCTGCTAGTGGTGGAGACCAAGCAGGCTCCATAGCAGAGGTCAAGGAGATGAGAATTCCACCCGCAACTAAACCCAAGCCTGGCTCTTTCCGCTTGCCACAGCACAAAAGAACACCTGGGTTTTACgttacctcggctgcagtgaaatGTTTGAGTGCCAGTCCTGACGCTGGCCAGAGGGAGGCTCCAGGCAGTCTAGTGGCAACAGCAGCAGGGCAGGCCCTGCAGCCAGTAGGGGGCagcttcccccctcctcctcctccggtgCATTGGGACGAGGAGACATCAGAGGGCGTTGAGGTGGAGCTGAGGCCAAAGGAGGAAGAGAGCAGAAGTGTGCCCCCTCCACGGCCCAGTCCCGTCAGGGCGCCCCCATCCCCAGGACTGAGCCTGGAGAAATTGAGGAGTTTTACTGCTCCCAAACCCTACTCTCCTACTACCCCCTCCCGCTTTGCCCAAGCTGTATCTTCGGCAGTCAAAAGGTCCCAGTCCTTATCCACTGGGTCCACCTCACCATCTCCTTGCTCGCCACCATTCTACCCAATCACAAGCAGCTTTTTTGTTAAAGATCCTAAAGGAACAGCTGGGGATAAG gAGCCTGATGTCCTGCCCTCGAGTCTGTCAGTGCCTGAGCCCCGGAAAGAGGAATAA
- the LOC139380280 gene encoding cordon-bleu protein-like 1 isoform X1 produces the protein MKVDSCSEGQGHSCPRDLVKPMQLDMEENGSQGTRRRLSGSRVSTKSKAPSPPVSVKGLEGAGLSQRHSVSGYPLMTMDQKENLLEQDLTLVVVLPGGVEKTATVHGSKPMMDLLVMLCAKYHLNPSGHTIELVTTNRNHIKFKPNALIGALEAEKVLLKPKGMEEKSKKPGPQMPEATVRLVINYKKTQKTILRVSPRVPLEDFLPAICEKCEFDRQSTLLLRDAQSEDPLDLTCSLNDFAIREVYARDTKAMYSADVPASPTTPTHQGHLDTIPPSKDKIQKEKENKGLFSLFRRSKKKPEQGMTASAPASPVFPSRPRPLSMSSLSAHSSTFNCSTMPSDMSKKRRAPLPPMLVSQSPPSNLSHRQRSISASEPETQTDGDQMTTGLSRRTESSLKRTKRKAPPPPASPGVVVQDETLLDRGGQPTTLEEIVEQEETTASVILDSMSDVQEDDSSLNLSTADISVDSERTEGLSPSPDAPHAEMETSPLSESECPAGEDQSCDLSSDGKLVHSMVNNAECTVPMLSVGMDTSETEGAESPPCQAEEISDQTGLPCEDSTTQDGAKGECSTERSPTISPPAAKPVTQSTGTQASDQLDTDPSCDEPPAATSTPCLPAKASTSGAVGQKRDMSTSTEKLLTTAEPITPALFPSSAARQDQTSTQSAPAPPKPSNELTRDYIPKVGMTTYTIVPQKTLEKLRYFEVELTLESPYVALEKEVDIGSLELKEAEQLQVRTQQTELPSTVPREDYQSQQVHSTTTSESTVNDNLIESIHSPSTPTTIILARDDKIPSPASGGDQAGSIAEVKEMRIPPATKPKPGSFRLPQHKRTPGFYVTSAAVKCLSASPDAGQREAPGSLVATAAGQALQPVGGSFPPPPPPVHWDEETSEGVEVELRPKEEESRSVPPPRPSPVRAPPSPGLSLEKLRSFTAPKPYSPTTPSRFAQAVSSAVKRSQSLSTGSTSPSPCSPPFYPITSSFFVKDPKGTAGDKEPDVLPSSLSVPEPRKEE, from the exons AGTGTCAACCAAAAGCAAGGCACCCTCTCCCCCAGTATCAGTGAAGGGCCTGGAAGGTGCAGGCCTCTCCCAGAGACACTCTGTATCAGGATATCCTCTGATGACCATGGACCAGAAGGAGAACCTACTTGAACAGGACCTGACTCTGGTTGTGGTTCTGCCAGGCGGAGTGGAGAAGACGGCCACTGTCCATGGCAG CAAGCCTATGATGGATTTGTTAGTCATGCTTTGTGCCAAGTACCACCTGAACCCATCAGGCCACACTATAGAGCTCGTCACCACCAACAGAAACCACATCAAGTTCAAACCCAACGCTTTGATCGGGGCCCTAGAGGCAGAGAAGGTTTTGCTCAAGCCCAAAGGAATGGAGGAAAAGAGTAAGAAGCCTGGCCCTCAGATGCCAGAG GCAACTGTCCGTCTGGTAATAAACTATAAAAAGACCCAGAAGACTATACTAAGAGTCAGCCCTCGAGTCCCCCTTGAAGACTTCTTACCAGCTATTTGTGAGAAATGTGAATTTGACCGACAGAGCACACTTTTATTGAGAGATGCCCAATCTGAGGATCCTTTGGATTTGACCTGTTCTCTCAATGATTTTGCAATAAGGGAGGTTTATGCAAGGGACACAAAAG CTATGTACTCAGCAGATGTACCTGCCTCACCTACTACACCAACTCACCAAGGTCATCTAG ATACCATTCCACCCAGCAAAGATAAAATCCAGAAGGAGAAAGAAAACAAGGGATTGTTCAGTCTATTCAGGAGAAGTAAGAAGAAACCTGAGCAG GGAATGACTGCCAGTGCCCCGGCGTCCCCAGTCTTCCCTAGCAGGCCTCGGCCTCTCAGCATGAGCTCACTCAGTGCCCACTCCTCCACATTCAACTGCAGCACCATGCCTTCTGACATGTCAAAGAAGAGACGGGCCCCTCTGCCACCAATGCTGGTGTCCCAGAGCCCCCCCTCTAACCTCAGCCATCGCCAGAGGTCCATCTCCGCCTCGGAGCCCGAAACCCAAACGGATGGTGACCAG ATGACGACTGGTCTGAGTCGCAGAACAGAGTCTTCACTGAAGAGGACAAAGCGCAAGGCTCCTCCACCCCCCGCATCTCCTGGAGTGGTTGTCCAAGATGAAACTTTGCTAGATAGAG GTGGCCAACCTACTACACTGGAAGAGATCGTGGAGCAGGAGGAGACCACTGCCTCTGTGATCCTAGACTCTATGAGTGATGTCCAGGAGGACGACAGCAGCCTTAACCTGTCAACAGCAGACATCTCCGTGGACTCTGAGAGAACCGAGGGTCTCTCCCCATCCCCGGACGCCCCACATGCTGAGATGGAGACCTCCCCACTGTCTGAGAGCGAGTGCCCAGCGGGGGAAGATCAGTCTTGTGATCTGTCCTCAGATGGCAA ACTAGTCCACAGCATGGTGAACAACGCTGAGTGCACGGTTCCCATGCTGAGTGTGGGGATGGACACATCTGAAACAGAAGGTGCTG AAAGCCCTCCATGCCAAGCAGAGGAAATAAGTGACCAGACAGGTTTGCCATGTGAAGATTCCACAACACAAGATGGGGCCAAAGGTGAATGTAGTACTGAGCGCTCTCCTACTATCAGCCCACCAGCAGCCAAGCCAGTGACACAGAGCACAGGAACACAGGCCTCCGATCAACTGGACACTGACCCCTCCTGTGATGAACCACCAGCAGCCACCAGCACCCCCTGTCTCCCTGCCAAAGCCTCTACCTCTGGAGCGGTGGGCCAGAAGAGGGACATGTCCACATCCACAGAGAAGCTGCTGACCACTGCTGAACCCATCACACCTGCCTTATTTCCTTCCTCAGCAGCCCGTCAGGACCAAACATCCACTCAAAGTGCCCCGGCACCACCGAAGCCATCCAATGAGCTGACCAGGGACTACATCCCCAAGGTGGGGATGACTACGTACACTATCGTGCCACAGAAGACTCTGGAGAAACTGAGATACTTTGAGGTGGAGCTAACGTTGGAGTCCCCTTATGTGGCTCTAGAGAAGGAAGTAGATATTGGTTCACTTGAACTCAAAGAGGCTGAGCAGCTACAGGTCAGAACACAACAGACAGAGCTGCCGTCTACTGTACCTCGGGAAGACTATCAGTCTCAGCAAGTCCACAGCACTACTACTAGTGAGAGCACTGTAAATGACAACCTGATCGAGTCTATTCACTCCCCCTCAACACCGACGACAATAATTCTTGCAAGAGATGACAAGATTCCATCCCCTGCTAGTGGTGGAGACCAAGCAGGCTCCATAGCAGAGGTCAAGGAGATGAGAATTCCACCCGCAACTAAACCCAAGCCTGGCTCTTTCCGCTTGCCACAGCACAAAAGAACACCTGGGTTTTACgttacctcggctgcagtgaaatGTTTGAGTGCCAGTCCTGACGCTGGCCAGAGGGAGGCTCCAGGCAGTCTAGTGGCAACAGCAGCAGGGCAGGCCCTGCAGCCAGTAGGGGGCagcttcccccctcctcctcctccggtgCATTGGGACGAGGAGACATCAGAGGGCGTTGAGGTGGAGCTGAGGCCAAAGGAGGAAGAGAGCAGAAGTGTGCCCCCTCCACGGCCCAGTCCCGTCAGGGCGCCCCCATCCCCAGGACTGAGCCTGGAGAAATTGAGGAGTTTTACTGCTCCCAAACCCTACTCTCCTACTACCCCCTCCCGCTTTGCCCAAGCTGTATCTTCGGCAGTCAAAAGGTCCCAGTCCTTATCCACTGGGTCCACCTCACCATCTCCTTGCTCGCCACCATTCTACCCAATCACAAGCAGCTTTTTTGTTAAAGATCCTAAAGGAACAGCTGGGGATAAG gAGCCTGATGTCCTGCCCTCGAGTCTGTCAGTGCCTGAGCCCCGGAAAGAGGAATAA